The following are from one region of the Vicia villosa cultivar HV-30 ecotype Madison, WI unplaced genomic scaffold, Vvil1.0 ctg.001408F_1_1, whole genome shotgun sequence genome:
- the LOC131634997 gene encoding uncharacterized protein LOC131634997, giving the protein MPKNEKFMKDILTKKKRPEEEIVVLNAQCSAIVSRLPQKARDPGRVTLPVTMGNQHIVNGLIDLGSSINLIPLLIVKRLGNIEMKLIRMTLQLADKSNTLPYGVAQDMSVKVDKFLFPVDFVVIDMEEDKESPIILGRPFMKTARMMIDIDDGIMKLRIQDEEVSFNLFDAMKQPKDKSDCFRLDATEEVAIEVASEIHLSNPLERSLVDSFNVQTQEEEKEIEVFLKELEKGGNMNVKNEKVETLDPPKEVKGQRWN; this is encoded by the coding sequence ATGCCAAAGAACGAAAAATTCATGAAGgatatcttgacaaagaagaagagaCCGGAAGAAGAAATTGTTGTTCTTAATGCGCAGTGTAGCGCTATAGTGTCCCGTCTCCCTCAAAAAGCAAGAGACCCCGGACGAGTTACACTACCAGTCACAATGGGTAATCAGCACATTGTGAATGGATTGATAGATCTAGGATCAAGCATCAATCTAATTCCTCTATTAATAGTGAAGCGGttgggaaatattgagatgaagtTAATAAGAATGACCTTACAACTAGCAGATAAATCCAACACTCTTCCTTACGGGGTCGCACAAGACATGTCAGTAAAGGTAGACAAATTTTTGTTTCCGGTAGACTTCGTTGTgattgatatggaagaagataaagaATCACCGATTATTCTtggaaggccattcatgaaaacagcccggatgatgatagatattgacgACGGTATCATGAAACTAAGAatccaagatgaagaggtaagCTTTAATCTGTTCGACGCCATGAAACAACCTAAGGATAAAAGCGATTGTTTCCGCCTAGACGCCACCGAAGAGGTAGCCATAGAAGTAGCCAGTGAGATCCATCTTTCTAACCCTTTAGAAAGATCCCTTGTTGATTCATTTAATGTGCAAactcaagaggaagaaaaagaaatcGAAGTATTCTTGAAGGAGCTAGAAAAGGGAGGAAACATGAATGTTAAGAATGAGAAAGTGGAAACATTAGACCCACCAAAAGAAGTGAAGGGACAAAGATGGAACTAA